GGACAGCAGACTTACTTTGTCGCTTCGCTTGTCGAGCGCCTCTGCAATCATGCTGTGCAGTTCACCGGCTCCACCCTCTATCAGGTGGCGGTCAATCACTGCGCCACTCCCGTTAAACACGGTTACAAGCCAAGTTGATGAACCGATATCAAGTGCGATCGCTAATTCTGAGGGGTCAAGTACCAGGGATGCTTCACCGAATAAGCAGTGGGCAATACTTCCAAATCCTTCGGGGTAAATCCCTGTAACCACAATTTCAACTGTCTTGGTGACAATGGAACGGGTTACAGGGTGCAGATGCTCAAAGGTATGAGTCCCTTCAACCCTGCGCTTAATCTCCTCTCCCCAGCGTTCGGGGTTGTGATTGCTCAAACTAATTGAAAGTTTGACCCCATCGGGAATATTCAGAACGGCTAAGTCTGCAAGGATGCTTTCTAACGCCAGTTCTGCTTTTTTCGCCTTATCTTCGTGCAGCAAGGTGTGGTCACTTTGAGCTAGAGCAGCACTGCCCCAAAAGAATTGAATGTCTTTTAAGTCCAGGCGTGAACCTTCTACATAACGCAGCCATGCCCCATCTTTTGAGATGGTTTCGTGGTGCATGATGTTTCGGTTGCGAACTAGTGAGTATGCGGCAGGCATCATGATCGAAAAATCACCGATGATTGCCTTCCCATACCCTGCTCCTGAATCTTTTCCGGCGATAAGGTCAGTTAGCCCAGATTTGGCTAACAAGTCTGCTTGAACTAGCCAATTTTTGGCATTGGAATATAAGGTTGTCATGGTTCAGATAATTGTTAAAGTCTTGATTTTTCTGGCTTTGGAGAATTTAGAGACTAAATCGCTTTAAATCCAGATATCCAGTTGAGGGCAAGCCAAAGCATCACTTTCTGGCTTCTGTTGCCTTTGTTGAGTGGCGTTTTTTGGCTTGCTAATGCTATATTAATCTATAGCTTCGGAAGCTGTCAAATAAAAACTACTACTTCTGAAGATACACTAGTTTTATCAACTTCAGAAGATACTGGAGATATCTAAAGTCTTCTGAAGCTATGGGTCAAACCAAAAAAGCCAAAATAACTTTTACCTGCTCACACGAACTCAGAGAGGAACTGGAAGCTGTAGCCGGATCAGAGGATCGTACTTTGTCGAATCTAGTAGAGCGTTTGGTGACGAAAGCCCTACGAGAGTACAGGCAATCTTCTTCAACGGATCAAGGTAAGGGAGCAGCATGACCAATCAGAGGGAAATCGACCGATTTTTTTGAGTAATTTCAAGCAAAAATCAGGTCTTATTAGATATCAAATGACCAGAAGTTCTGTAAAATCAGGCTATTACCTAAATGAAACTTGTAAAGGAGGTAAGTATACAACAGCACCAAAAACTAAAAAGACAAAGCGCAACTGAGTAGTGAACGCTTTGCCTGATGTAGAAAATTAAAGATTTTAAATATTGGGAAGCGGGGTTTATCTCTCGAAGACCAAAGAAGTGGGAGAAAGTTGGAAGCTTGATTACCACTGATTGGCAAAAGAGATTAGTCCGCGCTGCTTACTCATATTATATGAGTTGCTGTGGCAATTTATAAATTTCTGCTGGCAGATTTTGGCAGAAAAATTCATCAAATTGTGATTTAATCGTCCAGAAATTGGCAAATTAAAGCAATACAGCGAATTATGTAGATATAAGGTATGGCAGCGCGATAACCCCCTCCAAATACTGAAAACCAACGTATTTGAGGGAAAAAGCTGTGAAAAATAGTAATTATGGACTTCAAAAAATTGAAGTTACACAGAGGTACGAGATCATATCCCGTCCCTCTGACATAGAAGCGCACCATTGGAATGAATGGTTAGCCAGTGCTGTTGACCCTGGAATTATTGCGCTAAACGTCATTTCCGTATCGGGTACTGCCGCCTACGATTACCTGTTCTATGGTCAAAACGTCCCCCGCCGTAACGATGGACGACTCAGAGACGGGGTACTCAAGAAGTATCGCCACATAGAAGGTAATAACTGGTGGTGCAGTGGCGTTGACCCGCTTAACGATTATAGCCCCATGATGTGGGGCGGCATGAAGCCCGACCACCCCAGGCGCGACCTGAACAAAGTTCTTAAATTCATCAAGTATGAACATCCCCTAAGAGTGCCAACACGGGCATTCTTCCTGGCAGTACCAGATCACATCTGGGAGAGTGTGGCCGCACGATATGACTTGACCATTAGCGATGAAGATAGGGCATTAGGCTTCTGGCATTGGGTATGGAAGTACAACATCTCAGTTGTGATTTGTGAAGGGGCCAAAAAAGCAGGGGCATTACTCACATTGGGCTATGCAGCCATCGCCCTTCCTGGGATAAACAGTGGCTACCGCAATCCCAAAGATGAATTTGGGCAACCCACAGGTAATTTACACCTAATTCCAGAGTTGCAACACTTCGCCACCCTTGGACGTAAATTCATCATCTGCTTTGACCACGACACCAAGCCAGAAACAGTTCAACGGGTGAATATTGCCATTAGCCAAACCGCGAAACTGTTAACGAAGTGTGGCTGTCAAGTCCTAGTGACACAGTGGAGTTACCCCGAAAAAGGCATTGATGACTTAATTGCCGCCAGGGGGCCAGCTGTTACTGATGAAATTATAAAACTAGCACTGACAAAAGAAAAATGGCAGGTCAAAGAGTACAGCCGACTCTCAATTGAGGCGGCACTCGTCCTCAATCAGCGTTACCTGGGAGCATTGACCATCCCGGAAACCGCTAAACTGATTTTACTCAAATCCGTTAAAGGTTCTGGTAAAACCGAGTCATTTGCCGCGATCGTTGCTGAGGCGATCGCCAACGGTCAACCGGTTATCCTCTTATCGCACAGGGTACAGTTAGCCCAAGCGATCGCGGATCGGGTAGGCATCCCCTACATCACCGAAGTCAGAAACAGCGAAACAGGAGTTTTACTCGGTTTTGCGCTGTGTGTAGACAGTTTACACCCCAACGGTCAAGCCAGATTTAACGCCCTTTACTGGAAAGAACCCCTAGTAATCATTGACGAATCCGAGCAGGTGATCTGGCATTTGCTCTCTGCCAACACTGAAGTTAAGAAGCATCGAGTTGAAGTCCTCAACCAACTTTCCCAGTTGTTCAAAAATGCCTTCGCTCCAGGACGTGGTAAAGTCATCCTGGCTGATGCTGACTTATCTGATTTATCACCAGAAATGGTTATGGGTCTAGCAGAAACCAACGTTACCCCTTGGGTGGTGGTCAACAACTGGAAGGGTCAACCCTGGAACATCTACCACTACAAACAAACTACCCCGGTTAATTGGTTAGCTGCTCTGGAAGCCCACATCAAAACCGGGGGTAAGCCCTTTATTGCCGTTGATTGCCAAAAAGCTAAATCCAAATGGGGAACCAAAGTCTTAGAAGCGAGGTTCAAGAAACAATTTCCCGATCGCAAAATACTTCGTATTGACTCCGAAACGATTGCCGACCCGCAACACGAAGCTTACAACTGCATATCGAGATTAAACAAAGTACTGCTGGAATATGACATTGTGCTGGCCTCCCCATCCATCGGCACAGGGGTCAGCATCGACATTTGGGGGCATTTTACCAGTGTTTGGGGATGCTTCCGGGGAGTAGCACCAGAAAATGCCACTCGCCAAGCCTTAGCCCGTGTCCGAGAGGCGATACCGCGTCATCTTTGGGTGGCCAGTCATGGCTTAGGAAAGATTGGCAACGGAGCAATTAACCTCAAATCCCTGTTAGCCTGTGAGCATAAACGCTTTCAAGCTAACTTGAAGCTGCTACAGAATGCTTCATTGATCATTGACGGCGATGAAATCAACATTAACCGCACTGCCTTAAACGTTTTTGGCAAAATGGCTTGTCGGATCAATGCGGGTATGATTCATTACCGTGACACAGTGCTAGAGGAATTAGGCAACGAAGGCCATAACATTGTCGATGTCCATGACAACAAAATTCGCAAAAAGTTAAACAACGAAATCACCGCCCAAACAAATGAAGTTTACAACGGTGAATGTCAGGATATCACTGCTGCCGATACAACTGATATGACTGCTGCCAAATATGAGGCGCTGCAACAACAACGAGCTAAAACCACAACTGAACGCCACATTGAGCGCAAATATAAGCTAGAACAGCGTTACGGTGTGGACGTTACCTCGGAACTCGTCAAAAAAGACGATCAAGGTTATTACCCACAACTGAGACTGCATTTTTACCTTACCTTGGGCAGAGCAAAAGTTGCTGACCGCGATCGCAAACTGGGTGAAAAGATGCTTGCTTGTAAGAGTGCTTGGCTACCAGACTTTAACGGCGGTCAACTGGGTTTGGTAATTCATGCCTTGGAACTGTTCAACATCCCCAATTTCATCGCCGATGACCGCGAATTCCGGGGGACTGATGCCGACCTAGTACAGATGGCTAACAATGCCCTATCTGTGAAGTGGCAAGTCAAAACCGTTTTGGGAATTACCCTTAATGACAATGACAGCCCCATCGTTATCTTACGGCGATTGCTGAAGAAGATAGGGCTGAAATTGAAATACATCTGTCGAGATGGCACGGGCGAACGCCAGCGAGTTTATCGTGTGGTTGACGCTGACGATGGGCGAGATAAAATCTTCAAAAACTGGCTGGCATTAGATACAGCCCAGGCTTAACCGGAATCTTTAACTGTAAATCTATCAAAATACTGCGCCAGTTGTAGCCTTTACCTACAGCAGGGGTTGCCTCATGGAATAATTGCGACTTTCGTACCATTTCCCAGTGCAGACAAGCTTAATAATGTGATAGTTAGGACTACCATTCGTCCAAAATGCCTGTTTTCGGTTCCGTCCACTAACGGTAATTAAATAGATAAACAAATTTACTGGACGATCCATACAGGTCAATCACACAGGTAAATGGTCATGAACCCATTAACCCCCAGTAATGGATTTAAAGCTAGCCAGCCAGCCAGCCAGCCTGATGTATGTATTAAAGCCGTAAAGCGACTATCATCTGTCAACAGAAGAAAAATAACTTCAAAGCTCACTAAAATTCGTTTTCAAAGTCAGCTTCTAAATCTTGTTCAAACCAGTGTTCTGCCCACTTTCGAGAAAATAGCGACCCGACACGAGAGCAAAACGCTTTCAATTGTTGTACCGAAGTATTACTGTATTTCTCTTTGGACAGGCGCTCAAATAAAAAGTTTGAAATCTCTGTGGGGGTTGGGGAGGTGTCATCCGACCAAAACTCCTCGTCGTCATCGAGAATACATGGGCAAGCCATTTCAAACAGAATCATTGAGCGCAGTGAGTAGTCTGTTTCTTCTAGAGATTTATTTTTTAGAACAAGGAGCAGAATTTCCTCATCCACAAGACAAAATATGCGATATAAGTCGCACCAAATCTCATGATTATTCTGCCTCTGAACTGAACAGACAGTAGATATATTTTCAACAGTTTGTGCATCAATCGGGCTGAGGTGATCCTGGCAGAACAATCTTGAGATAATTGATTGGGTATCTTTGTCTATGGGGATCTCGATTCCATCTCCCAACCAATCGCTAGAGTTTCCCGCAGTAAAAAGCTCCCAACATAAATTGTTAGGTAAATTAATTAAGGCATTTACTAGAGGCGATATATCATTTTGTACATTGTTTTTGGGAGACTGATGAACTTTTCCATAATTAGGATCTAAAGTTTTGCGCCGTTTGGCCTCGCCCATGTTGTATTTCTCCTACCAATAACACTTTTGTGTATCTGCTTATGAATGCTTCTGAGTTGCTCTAGCGTTACGCTGCTCTTGAGAGAGATTTTACCGGAGTTAAGCGGTTAATTAATTTACATTCAAATCCCTTAAATTATTACTTGCTTTAGGGTTTGAGAATTTCTGGATTTTGCGCCTTCAAGCCTTAAAAATAAGCCAGCTTTAATCAACTCCGGCTCATTTTTAGTAATCCATGCACTTAACCTGCCCATAACGGAAACCTCTATTCCTTCATAGTTCACTGCTTCTGTAAAGCCTGCGTCAAGTGAATCAATTCTATCGATAACTCTATCTACAATCGGATGAAAATCTACCTCTATTGCTCCTAACTCCAATACAGATTGTCTGGTTTTAGATGAGTTGTACTTGATGAACGCTTTTTCGGCTTCACCAAACGTACAAATTTCTCACCACTACATAATCAACCTGATTACCACAAGCTTCTATTAATCGTTTGAGTTGAATTACGCTGTCTTTGACTCTGCCTAGTACCGATACCATAGTAATGCGATAGCCCAAGCTTGACGATTGCACATCTTGAACAAAATCCTTAAAATA
This DNA window, taken from Nostoc sp. 'Peltigera membranacea cyanobiont' N6, encodes the following:
- a CDS encoding ribbon-helix-helix domain-containing protein; the encoded protein is MGQTKKAKITFTCSHELREELEAVAGSEDRTLSNLVERLVTKALREYRQSSSTDQGKGAA
- a CDS encoding ParM/StbA family protein, producing the protein MTTLYSNAKNWLVQADLLAKSGLTDLIAGKDSGAGYGKAIIGDFSIMMPAAYSLVRNRNIMHHETISKDGAWLRYVEGSRLDLKDIQFFWGSAALAQSDHTLLHEDKAKKAELALESILADLAVLNIPDGVKLSISLSNHNPERWGEEIKRRVEGTHTFEHLHPVTRSIVTKTVEIVVTGIYPEGFGSIAHCLFGEASLVLDPSELAIALDIGSSTWLVTVFNGSGAVIDRHLIEGGAGELHSMIAEALDKRSDKVSLLSKDVKHSPSLVNQGIVEGTFTYGGNHLTGKKFETEYSQCLDEWWSTRIEKFANFVTAGNYLDRAKYLVAWGGGVSLPVVDQNLAGLGFVILNNPQFINALGLKLLTQISIGA
- a CDS encoding plasmid replication protein, CyRepA1 family, translating into MKNSNYGLQKIEVTQRYEIISRPSDIEAHHWNEWLASAVDPGIIALNVISVSGTAAYDYLFYGQNVPRRNDGRLRDGVLKKYRHIEGNNWWCSGVDPLNDYSPMMWGGMKPDHPRRDLNKVLKFIKYEHPLRVPTRAFFLAVPDHIWESVAARYDLTISDEDRALGFWHWVWKYNISVVICEGAKKAGALLTLGYAAIALPGINSGYRNPKDEFGQPTGNLHLIPELQHFATLGRKFIICFDHDTKPETVQRVNIAISQTAKLLTKCGCQVLVTQWSYPEKGIDDLIAARGPAVTDEIIKLALTKEKWQVKEYSRLSIEAALVLNQRYLGALTIPETAKLILLKSVKGSGKTESFAAIVAEAIANGQPVILLSHRVQLAQAIADRVGIPYITEVRNSETGVLLGFALCVDSLHPNGQARFNALYWKEPLVIIDESEQVIWHLLSANTEVKKHRVEVLNQLSQLFKNAFAPGRGKVILADADLSDLSPEMVMGLAETNVTPWVVVNNWKGQPWNIYHYKQTTPVNWLAALEAHIKTGGKPFIAVDCQKAKSKWGTKVLEARFKKQFPDRKILRIDSETIADPQHEAYNCISRLNKVLLEYDIVLASPSIGTGVSIDIWGHFTSVWGCFRGVAPENATRQALARVREAIPRHLWVASHGLGKIGNGAINLKSLLACEHKRFQANLKLLQNASLIIDGDEININRTALNVFGKMACRINAGMIHYRDTVLEELGNEGHNIVDVHDNKIRKKLNNEITAQTNEVYNGECQDITAADTTDMTAAKYEALQQQRAKTTTERHIERKYKLEQRYGVDVTSELVKKDDQGYYPQLRLHFYLTLGRAKVADRDRKLGEKMLACKSAWLPDFNGGQLGLVIHALELFNIPNFIADDREFRGTDADLVQMANNALSVKWQVKTVLGITLNDNDSPIVILRRLLKKIGLKLKYICRDGTGERQRVYRVVDADDGRDKIFKNWLALDTAQA